The following proteins come from a genomic window of Gynuella sunshinyii YC6258:
- a CDS encoding multiheme c-type cytochrome codes for MKSKIHLLLPWAILMVLTITFSGQVSAKALMLKPFKSLSDQSKECVACHKQEDPSIYAQWGRSKHFGANVGCYECHQANNDDPDAIHHEGYTISVIVSPKDCSACHNEEVAEFSASHHANAGRIIGSLDNMLAEVVEGAMTMNGQSPAAVNGCWQCHGSEVKVMANGDLDPTTWPNTGIGRLNPDGSVGACTACHQRHEFSMIQARRPEACGKCHLGPDHPQKEVYDESKHGINFYANVDRMNMESAKWIVGEDYDAAPTCATCHMSATRELPVTHDVGNRISWTLRPAVSEKIDATAIKQGQTVKTWQERRRDMSAVCDACHTSSMIDSFYTQFDSLVELYNTKFAIPGKRMMATLQEQGLMTDVAFDEKIEWTWFYLWHHEGRRARHGAAMMAPDYTQWHGLYEVAERFYMELIPEYNEYVEKAEKEGKHEAAEAARKVLAEILESPEHLWFTGNEPKEVTEARQKAQAEFKKRYANED; via the coding sequence ATGAAATCGAAAATACATTTACTACTCCCCTGGGCCATCCTGATGGTTCTGACAATAACTTTCTCCGGACAGGTGAGTGCCAAAGCCTTGATGCTCAAACCCTTCAAAAGTCTGAGTGATCAAAGCAAGGAATGTGTAGCCTGCCACAAACAGGAAGATCCCAGCATCTATGCTCAGTGGGGCCGCTCCAAACACTTTGGCGCCAATGTCGGTTGTTATGAGTGCCATCAGGCCAACAATGATGATCCAGACGCCATTCACCATGAAGGCTATACCATTTCAGTCATTGTCTCTCCTAAAGACTGTTCAGCCTGTCATAACGAAGAGGTTGCGGAGTTTTCTGCCAGTCATCATGCCAATGCCGGAAGAATTATTGGTTCGCTTGATAACATGTTGGCGGAAGTGGTCGAAGGTGCCATGACGATGAACGGACAATCACCGGCAGCAGTTAATGGTTGCTGGCAATGCCACGGTTCGGAAGTAAAAGTCATGGCCAATGGCGATCTGGACCCGACCACCTGGCCGAATACCGGCATAGGTCGTCTCAATCCGGATGGTTCTGTGGGTGCCTGCACCGCCTGCCATCAGCGGCACGAATTTTCCATGATACAGGCTCGCCGTCCGGAAGCCTGTGGAAAGTGTCACCTGGGTCCGGATCATCCGCAAAAAGAAGTTTACGACGAATCCAAACACGGCATTAATTTTTATGCCAACGTCGACCGTATGAATATGGAATCGGCAAAATGGATCGTCGGTGAAGACTATGACGCTGCTCCCACCTGTGCCACCTGCCATATGTCGGCCACTCGCGAACTGCCGGTTACCCATGATGTCGGCAACCGGATTTCCTGGACTCTGCGCCCGGCGGTATCGGAGAAAATTGATGCCACAGCAATAAAACAGGGCCAGACCGTCAAAACCTGGCAGGAGCGTCGACGTGATATGAGTGCGGTGTGTGATGCTTGCCATACCAGTTCCATGATCGATTCGTTCTATACCCAGTTTGACAGTCTGGTCGAACTGTATAACACCAAATTCGCCATCCCCGGCAAACGCATGATGGCAACGCTACAGGAACAAGGTTTGATGACTGATGTTGCCTTTGACGAAAAGATCGAGTGGACCTGGTTCTATCTATGGCACCACGAAGGTCGTCGCGCCCGTCATGGTGCAGCCATGATGGCACCGGACTATACCCAATGGCACGGTCTCTACGAAGTCGCAGAACGGTTTTATATGGAACTGATTCCGGAATACAACGAATACGTCGAAAAGGCGGAAAAAGAGGGTAAACACGAAGCAGCAGAAGCCGCCCGAAAGGTATTGGCTGAGATTCTGGAAAGTCCTGAACACCTATGGTTCACCGGTAATGAACCGAAAGAAGTGACGGAAGCCCGCCAAAAAGCCCAGGCGGAATTCAAAAAACGTTATGCCAACGAAGATTAA
- a CDS encoding electron transport complex subunit E, protein MSDHTYAQIFSDGLWRNNVALEQMLALCPLLAVTTTATNGLGMGLATIAVMIAASLLSSLLKGVITPQVRIPAFIVLIASVVTVVEMFINAWMHELYKVLGLFIPLIVTNCAILGRVEAFASKQTARASLADALAMGLGFTWVLVVVGAIRELIANGTLFHNASLLLGEHLHWLDTTVVDNYQGALLMALPPGGFIMLGFLLSIKRLIDQHRRKPATNTTLTQLQEA, encoded by the coding sequence ATGAGCGACCACACCTATGCACAGATATTCAGTGACGGCCTATGGCGTAATAATGTCGCCCTTGAACAGATGCTGGCCCTGTGTCCGTTACTGGCGGTCACCACCACGGCCACTAACGGGCTCGGCATGGGCCTTGCCACCATTGCGGTGATGATCGCCGCCAGCTTGTTATCATCATTACTGAAAGGTGTGATTACACCACAGGTGCGAATTCCGGCATTTATTGTATTGATTGCGTCGGTGGTCACCGTGGTAGAGATGTTTATCAATGCCTGGATGCACGAGCTGTACAAGGTCTTGGGACTGTTTATTCCGTTGATCGTGACCAACTGTGCCATTCTTGGCCGGGTTGAAGCATTCGCTTCCAAACAGACCGCCAGAGCATCTCTGGCCGATGCATTGGCCATGGGACTCGGTTTTACCTGGGTGCTGGTCGTCGTCGGTGCCATACGCGAACTCATCGCCAACGGCACGTTGTTTCACAATGCATCGTTATTGTTGGGCGAGCATCTGCACTGGCTGGATACTACGGTTGTGGATAACTATCAGGGCGCACTGTTGATGGCGCTACCACCTGGCGGTTTTATCATGTTGGGGTTTTTATTGTCGATCAAACGGCTGATTGACCAACATCGGAGGAAGCCGGCCACGAATACCACTCTGACTCAATTACAGGAGGCATAA
- the nifA gene encoding nif-specific transcriptional activator NifA: MNATETTVVSRLQLLEKQLLVLYRVSSVLNKSLDMKQTLAEVLRILHDDAGMHHGIVTLSDPSHGGLSVGSIHVESEAIKRSSNSVRYRPGEGIIGRIFESGESIVLGRISTEPRFLDKLELYDLELPFISVPIKSSDGKVIGVLAAQPAILSDIRVMLPDCTRLMEMVANLIVQTITLAQTVETEKQDIKEERDELRRQVRSKYGFDNMVVGHTEQMRRVFDQVRRVAKWDSTVLIRGESGTGKELIASAIHYNSPYANNPFVKLNCAALPETLLESELFGHEKGAFTGAVRQRKGRFEQADGGTLFLDEIGEISPLFQAKLLRVLQEGELERVGGTTTVRVNVRIVAATNRNLEAEVEQGNFREDLYYRLNVMPIKIPPLRERVEDIPELTEFLLAQLGKQQGRKLTVTDNAQRMLMSHHWPGNVRELSNCLERAAVMCENGVIDRDVIFLSGLDIDSAVSIKPSIAQTSLDINDPDMDERERVVAALEQAGWVQAKAARLLGMTPRQIAYRIQSMNIRVRKI; this comes from the coding sequence ATGAATGCGACTGAAACGACCGTGGTCAGCCGATTGCAACTGCTGGAAAAACAACTTCTGGTTTTGTACCGGGTGTCCAGCGTGTTGAATAAATCCCTGGATATGAAACAGACTCTGGCCGAAGTGTTAAGGATTCTTCATGACGATGCAGGCATGCACCATGGTATCGTAACACTCTCTGATCCGAGTCATGGCGGTTTGTCTGTCGGTTCCATACACGTCGAGTCGGAGGCGATTAAACGATCCTCCAACTCTGTGCGTTATCGACCCGGAGAAGGCATTATCGGGCGTATATTCGAAAGTGGGGAAAGTATCGTACTTGGCCGTATATCCACTGAGCCGAGATTTCTCGACAAACTCGAACTGTATGATCTGGAATTGCCGTTCATCAGCGTGCCGATCAAATCCAGTGATGGCAAAGTGATAGGGGTACTGGCTGCTCAGCCGGCGATCCTTTCAGATATCCGTGTCATGCTACCCGATTGCACCCGACTGATGGAAATGGTTGCCAACCTCATCGTGCAGACGATTACCCTGGCGCAAACCGTAGAAACGGAAAAACAGGATATCAAGGAAGAGCGTGATGAACTGCGTCGTCAGGTCCGCAGCAAATACGGTTTCGATAACATGGTGGTCGGCCATACAGAACAAATGCGCCGGGTCTTTGATCAGGTTCGGCGGGTTGCCAAATGGGACAGCACCGTACTCATTCGTGGCGAATCCGGCACCGGTAAAGAACTGATCGCCAGCGCGATTCATTACAACTCACCCTATGCTAACAATCCATTTGTGAAACTGAATTGTGCAGCTTTGCCGGAGACTCTGTTGGAGAGTGAACTGTTCGGTCATGAAAAAGGCGCGTTTACCGGTGCTGTTCGGCAACGCAAAGGACGCTTTGAACAAGCCGATGGCGGCACTCTGTTTCTTGATGAAATCGGCGAGATATCCCCGTTATTTCAGGCCAAACTGTTGCGGGTATTGCAGGAAGGTGAACTTGAACGGGTAGGGGGCACCACGACTGTCAGAGTCAATGTGCGCATCGTCGCCGCCACCAACCGGAATCTCGAAGCCGAAGTGGAACAGGGCAATTTTCGTGAGGATCTTTACTATCGGCTGAATGTCATGCCCATCAAAATACCGCCGTTGCGGGAGCGGGTTGAAGATATTCCGGAGTTGACAGAATTTCTGCTGGCACAACTTGGCAAGCAGCAGGGGCGTAAGCTCACTGTGACCGATAACGCCCAGCGCATGCTGATGTCGCATCATTGGCCGGGTAATGTGAGAGAGTTGTCCAACTGCCTGGAGCGTGCGGCGGTGATGTGTGAAAACGGCGTCATCGATCGGGATGTGATTTTCTTAAGCGGTCTGGACATCGATTCGGCGGTCTCGATCAAACCTTCCATCGCCCAAACCAGTCTGGATATTAACGATCCCGATATGGATGAGCGGGAGCGCGTGGTCGCAGCACTTGAACAGGCGGGTTGGGTGCAGGCCAAGGCTGCCCGTTTACTTGGCATGACACCGCGTCAGATTGCCTATCGGATTCAGAGTATGAATATAAGGGTGCGGAAGATATAG
- a CDS encoding (2Fe-2S)-binding protein: MYICICENVTERQLRAEVRNGACSLSQARRVCGVARRCGVCARQARLIILEEQHRAATSVIAAAG, encoded by the coding sequence ATGTACATCTGTATTTGTGAGAACGTGACCGAACGGCAGCTGCGTGCCGAAGTCCGCAATGGCGCGTGTTCCCTGAGTCAGGCACGGCGTGTTTGTGGGGTCGCCAGGCGCTGTGGCGTGTGTGCCCGGCAAGCCAGGCTGATTATCCTTGAAGAACAGCACAGGGCTGCAACTTCGGTAATCGCCGCTGCCGGTTGA
- the rsxC gene encoding electron transport complex subunit RsxC, whose amino-acid sequence MMFNFSFFRGGVHPEGHKQYTAEIPIASLGIPEHLYLPLRQHAGAAAEVIVKPGMRVKKGQLLATAAGSVSAPVHAPSSGTIVALGDIQVPHPSGLTAPGIVLQCDGEDQWCELPEIEDPFNLAPEVLARKIAESGIVGLGGAVFPAAVKLDKSREKVDLLILNGSECEPYLTADDRVMQEYAEAVVDGARLIQYISGARSTIIGIEDNKPAAIAAMTDACNSHSDIRVKVVPARYPMGSAKQLIQAVTGREVPAGGRSSDIGVIMHNVATARAISMALREGKPLISRIVTVAGGHINHPSNVNALIGTPARFLIDACGGLTTEPERILIGGPMMGHIIHSLDVPVIKGASGLLALTRNEVGNTDTMECIRCGRCVSACPMGLMPNAMAQHSQNNDLDGAQDYGLGDCILCGSCSYVCPAHIPLVHHFQYAKGALSQRQNEQKKLDLTRQLSDAKAARQQQEAEAKAAAKAAKAAKRKSKSSHTEEGTA is encoded by the coding sequence ATGATGTTCAATTTCAGTTTTTTTCGTGGCGGTGTTCATCCGGAAGGACACAAACAATACACCGCTGAAATTCCCATTGCCTCACTCGGCATCCCGGAGCATCTGTACCTGCCTTTACGGCAGCATGCCGGTGCAGCGGCAGAAGTCATAGTTAAACCCGGTATGCGGGTGAAAAAGGGGCAATTACTGGCAACAGCAGCCGGCTCTGTATCTGCACCCGTCCATGCACCCAGTTCCGGTACCATCGTTGCCCTGGGAGATATTCAGGTTCCCCACCCTTCCGGTCTGACGGCGCCAGGCATCGTGCTGCAGTGTGACGGGGAAGATCAATGGTGTGAGTTACCGGAGATTGAAGATCCGTTTAATCTGGCACCTGAAGTGCTGGCACGGAAAATAGCGGAGTCTGGTATTGTCGGTCTCGGTGGCGCGGTATTTCCAGCGGCTGTCAAACTGGATAAAAGCCGAGAAAAAGTCGATCTGCTGATTCTTAATGGCAGCGAGTGCGAACCCTACCTGACCGCCGATGACCGGGTCATGCAGGAATATGCCGAAGCGGTCGTGGATGGCGCGCGATTGATTCAGTACATCAGCGGTGCCCGCAGTACCATTATTGGTATCGAAGATAACAAACCGGCGGCCATTGCCGCCATGACTGACGCCTGTAACAGCCACAGTGATATTCGTGTCAAGGTAGTGCCGGCGCGCTACCCCATGGGATCTGCCAAACAACTCATACAAGCGGTGACTGGCCGGGAGGTGCCCGCTGGTGGGCGTTCTTCTGATATCGGTGTGATCATGCATAATGTTGCCACCGCCCGCGCCATCAGTATGGCTCTGAGAGAAGGTAAACCGTTGATTTCCAGAATTGTTACGGTGGCCGGCGGTCATATTAACCACCCCAGCAATGTTAATGCCCTGATTGGCACTCCGGCGCGTTTTTTGATTGATGCGTGTGGCGGTTTGACCACCGAACCGGAACGGATATTGATCGGCGGCCCGATGATGGGTCATATCATTCACTCACTGGATGTGCCGGTGATCAAAGGAGCATCCGGTCTGCTGGCCCTGACCCGTAACGAAGTCGGCAATACCGACACCATGGAGTGCATACGTTGCGGCCGTTGTGTTTCCGCCTGCCCGATGGGATTGATGCCGAATGCCATGGCCCAACACAGTCAGAACAATGATCTTGACGGCGCTCAGGATTATGGCCTGGGCGATTGTATTCTGTGTGGCTCCTGCTCGTATGTGTGTCCGGCACACATCCCGCTGGTGCATCATTTTCAATACGCCAAGGGTGCATTGAGTCAACGCCAGAACGAACAGAAAAAACTCGACCTCACTCGCCAGCTCAGCGACGCCAAAGCCGCCCGGCAACAACAGGAAGCTGAAGCCAAAGCAGCCGCAAAAGCCGCCAAGGCAGCGAAACGAAAATCAAAATCCAGTCATACTGAAGAGGGCACCGCATGA
- the rsxG gene encoding electron transport complex subunit RsxG encodes MHQDVIKGQADPSYRAQVSYQAGMLAGLCCMISIIIYMGYHSTMEDIRLRMTEDRQALLQQVLPAGVYDNHPDQETFQLTDADYLPEPVIIYPARQNGHLMAVAFQTAAKGYSGDIHLMIGVTLSGELLGVRVISHTETPGLGDKIEVAKDDWITRFKGHSLNNTTAQQWQVKKDGGEFDQFTGATITPRAVVKAVYEALLFVQKHEQAMMIDLPASEEP; translated from the coding sequence ATGCATCAGGATGTTATCAAAGGGCAGGCCGATCCAAGTTACCGCGCTCAGGTTAGCTACCAGGCCGGCATGCTCGCCGGGCTATGTTGCATGATCAGCATCATCATTTATATGGGCTATCACTCCACCATGGAAGATATTCGTTTGCGGATGACTGAAGATCGTCAGGCGTTGTTACAACAGGTATTGCCAGCTGGTGTTTATGATAACCATCCTGATCAGGAAACGTTTCAACTGACGGATGCCGATTATTTACCGGAGCCGGTGATCATTTATCCGGCCCGACAAAACGGTCATCTGATGGCGGTTGCCTTTCAGACTGCGGCCAAAGGCTATAGCGGTGATATTCACTTGATGATAGGGGTCACTCTGAGTGGTGAACTGCTTGGAGTCAGAGTGATCAGCCATACGGAAACACCTGGATTGGGTGACAAAATCGAGGTGGCCAAAGATGACTGGATCACCCGGTTTAAAGGCCACTCACTGAACAATACCACTGCCCAACAATGGCAGGTGAAAAAAGATGGTGGAGAATTTGATCAGTTTACCGGTGCGACCATTACCCCCAGGGCAGTGGTCAAGGCCGTTTATGAAGCACTTCTGTTTGTCCAAAAACATGAACAGGCGATGATGATCGATCTGCCTGCCAGCGAGGAACCATAA
- a CDS encoding RnfABCDGE type electron transport complex subunit D: MTIVNLVSAPHAHDRSSINRIMAHVCLALVPGTVFCFYLFGWPAINLWLFSVATAIGTEYIMLRLRHQSATRLLDWSALLTGWLLALCLPPWAPWWIAVFGSVFAVSIGKHLYGGLGQNLFNPAMLARTALLISFPVPMTTWAHATPIFSSDAPGFWHGLQITLGLLPVADGMTGATALGALKTALTQSIPAQQTLQQFSLYSSGLGLTSGSMGETSALLMLIGGIWLLLVRVISWHIPVTMLATVVALATFFHHLNPALYPPATFHLLSGGLMLGAFFIATDPVTSPAGKGAQTIFAAGCGGLTFLIRTWGGYPEAVAFSVLMMNALTPLLDQYLRPRIYGRRRGGRPLTQRQKR; the protein is encoded by the coding sequence ATGACCATCGTGAATCTGGTTTCCGCTCCCCATGCCCATGATCGCTCCAGCATTAATCGAATTATGGCGCATGTTTGTCTGGCACTGGTGCCCGGAACGGTCTTCTGCTTTTATCTGTTTGGCTGGCCTGCCATCAATCTCTGGCTGTTCAGTGTGGCCACCGCCATCGGGACGGAATATATCATGCTCAGATTGCGGCATCAGAGTGCTACCCGCTTGCTGGATTGGTCCGCTCTGCTCACAGGCTGGTTGCTGGCATTATGCCTGCCCCCCTGGGCGCCCTGGTGGATTGCGGTATTTGGCAGCGTGTTTGCCGTATCCATAGGCAAACATTTATACGGTGGTCTGGGTCAGAATCTGTTTAATCCCGCCATGCTGGCGCGCACTGCGCTGTTAATTTCGTTTCCGGTACCGATGACCACCTGGGCACACGCCACGCCGATATTTTCATCTGACGCTCCGGGATTCTGGCATGGCCTGCAAATCACACTCGGACTATTACCCGTGGCCGATGGCATGACAGGGGCAACGGCGCTGGGTGCACTAAAGACCGCACTGACTCAGAGCATTCCGGCGCAGCAGACGCTACAGCAATTTTCCTTATATTCGTCCGGCCTCGGCCTGACCAGCGGCAGCATGGGTGAGACCTCGGCGTTGTTGATGCTGATTGGTGGGATCTGGTTATTATTGGTCCGGGTGATCAGTTGGCATATCCCGGTCACCATGCTGGCTACGGTCGTTGCACTGGCAACATTTTTTCATCATCTCAATCCGGCGCTTTATCCACCCGCTACGTTTCATTTGCTGTCAGGCGGGCTGATGCTGGGTGCTTTTTTCATTGCCACGGACCCGGTCACTTCCCCTGCCGGAAAAGGCGCACAAACAATATTCGCAGCCGGCTGCGGTGGGCTGACGTTTTTGATCCGCACCTGGGGTGGTTATCCCGAAGCGGTTGCCTTTTCAGTACTGATGATGAATGCCCTGACCCCGCTGCTGGACCAATATCTGCGCCCACGCATTTATGGCCGCAGGCGCGGTGGCCGGCCATTAACACAAAGGCAAAAGAGGTAA
- a CDS encoding RnfH family protein: MKISVAYNEQVRSAWIPIQVAEDINVQQAIEQSGILQRFPDIDLNKQRVGIFGRLVKLDTPLHDGDRVEIYRQIIKIQDDDDDEDDD; this comes from the coding sequence ATGAAAATTTCCGTTGCTTACAATGAACAGGTCCGCAGTGCCTGGATTCCCATTCAGGTGGCGGAGGATATCAATGTGCAGCAGGCGATAGAGCAATCGGGTATTTTGCAGCGCTTTCCGGATATTGATCTCAACAAACAGCGGGTCGGTATTTTTGGCAGACTGGTGAAACTGGATACTCCGTTACACGATGGCGACCGGGTCGAAATTTACCGTCAAATCATCAAAATCCAGGACGATGATGATGACGAAGATGACGATTAA
- the nifL gene encoding nitrogen fixation negative regulator NifL: MATDPEKKINAETDAVVDHSVDENNNNQSHELPMEVFFQAVEHAPVAISITDLHANILYSNLAFHQVTGYESDEVFGKNESILSNHTTPRLVYHALWGRLRQKKRWSGVLVNRRKDQSRYLAELMVAPVEAENGEVKHYLGMHRDVTEVHSLQQRLSNQNKLLELVLNQTPAALALLDEDRNLVLSNKSYQTLCQQLGAVEPAEAILDILIAEQPDLLNNEDGFANKEVSFEGSGDDQSYFSCFGNWIYAGMEGAENFFDQTTGKHLLLVINDITRLRHRQQETQMNALRVLMAEEELLEGLQEAFNGAIHQLQGPVNLIDAAVTMLKRREEDKDSALLKALEEARYAGISALEDLRDLVPARPVEKKIPVNLNQLLREVISISSNRILANGIVIDWQPAMHLPSLIGQEQRLRSLFKKLLDNAIDAVSARGIKVREIFISTRWENQNLIVDIADTGEGIAPELMIKVFEPFYSSKPKGKIGRGMGLSQVQDIVNDHLGTVHFDRDYRPGALARVTLPVSP; encoded by the coding sequence ATGGCAACAGATCCGGAAAAAAAGATCAACGCAGAAACCGATGCGGTCGTTGATCATTCAGTCGATGAAAATAATAACAATCAATCTCATGAACTGCCGATGGAGGTTTTTTTTCAGGCGGTCGAACATGCACCTGTGGCGATATCCATTACTGATCTTCATGCCAACATTCTTTATTCCAACCTGGCATTTCATCAGGTTACCGGTTATGAAAGTGATGAGGTATTCGGCAAAAACGAATCCATTTTATCAAATCATACAACGCCCAGGTTGGTGTACCACGCGCTGTGGGGGCGATTGCGACAGAAAAAAAGATGGTCTGGTGTGCTGGTGAACCGGCGTAAGGATCAGAGTCGTTATCTGGCCGAATTAATGGTGGCCCCGGTAGAAGCAGAAAACGGAGAGGTTAAGCACTATCTCGGTATGCATCGTGATGTTACAGAAGTTCATTCTCTGCAACAGCGATTATCAAACCAGAATAAACTGCTGGAACTGGTTTTGAATCAGACGCCTGCTGCGTTGGCGCTGCTTGATGAAGACCGTAATCTGGTGCTGAGCAACAAATCTTATCAGACTTTATGTCAGCAACTGGGTGCGGTGGAGCCGGCGGAAGCTATTTTGGATATCCTGATTGCCGAGCAACCGGACCTGCTGAATAACGAAGATGGCTTCGCCAACAAGGAAGTCAGCTTTGAAGGCAGCGGTGATGATCAGAGTTATTTCAGTTGCTTTGGCAACTGGATTTATGCCGGCATGGAAGGGGCGGAGAATTTTTTTGACCAGACCACTGGCAAACATCTGTTGCTGGTTATTAACGACATTACCCGGTTAAGACACCGGCAGCAGGAAACCCAGATGAATGCCTTGCGGGTGTTGATGGCGGAGGAAGAGCTGCTGGAAGGATTGCAGGAAGCTTTTAATGGTGCCATTCATCAATTGCAAGGCCCCGTCAATCTGATCGATGCCGCCGTGACGATGCTCAAACGACGCGAAGAGGACAAAGACAGCGCCCTGTTAAAAGCACTGGAAGAAGCCCGCTACGCCGGTATATCAGCACTGGAGGATTTGCGTGATCTGGTGCCGGCAAGACCGGTGGAGAAAAAGATCCCCGTGAACCTTAACCAGTTGTTGCGCGAAGTCATCAGCATCTCCTCCAATCGTATTCTGGCTAACGGTATCGTAATTGACTGGCAACCGGCCATGCATTTGCCGTCTTTAATTGGACAGGAGCAGCGACTGCGTTCGTTATTTAAAAAACTGCTCGATAATGCCATTGATGCTGTCAGTGCACGCGGTATTAAAGTGCGGGAAATTTTCATTTCCACGCGCTGGGAAAACCAAAACCTGATCGTTGACATCGCCGATACCGGTGAGGGGATTGCACCGGAGTTAATGATTAAAGTATTTGAGCCGTTTTACAGCTCAAAACCCAAAGGCAAGATTGGCCGTGGCATGGGATTATCTCAGGTTCAGGATATTGTGAACGACCACCTGGGAACCGTGCATTTTGATCGTGACTACCGTCCTGGAGCATTGGCAAGAGTCACCCTACCCGTATCACCATAG
- a CDS encoding RnfABCDGE type electron transport complex subunit B has translation MLFISLVGVMTALGLIIGTILGYASRFFAVEENPLVQEIQALLPGSQCGQCGLPGCGQAAEAIASQQAPVTCCPPGGMQLATRLAELMGVDLDAEAVVAEVKVAMIVAENCSGCTRCYKVCPTDAIIGANKQIHQVFADACTGCRKCLDACPDDCIEMVSIKTNADNWQWPKPKAA, from the coding sequence ATGCTATTCATCTCACTTGTAGGCGTCATGACGGCTCTCGGTCTGATCATTGGAACAATATTAGGTTATGCCAGCCGGTTTTTCGCCGTGGAGGAAAACCCTCTGGTACAGGAAATTCAGGCGCTGTTACCGGGCAGCCAGTGTGGTCAGTGTGGTTTGCCAGGTTGTGGTCAGGCAGCCGAAGCGATTGCCAGCCAGCAGGCTCCAGTGACCTGTTGCCCACCAGGGGGTATGCAGCTGGCCACCCGGCTGGCGGAATTAATGGGTGTGGATCTTGATGCCGAAGCAGTGGTTGCCGAGGTAAAAGTGGCGATGATCGTGGCAGAGAACTGCTCAGGCTGTACACGGTGTTACAAGGTATGCCCAACGGACGCCATCATCGGTGCCAACAAGCAGATTCATCAGGTATTTGCCGATGCCTGTACCGGGTGTCGTAAATGCCTTGACGCCTGTCCCGATGACTGTATCGAAATGGTCAGCATAAAAACCAATGCTGATAACTGGCAATGGCCCAAACCCAAGGCAGCCTGA
- the rsxA gene encoding electron transport complex subunit RsxA, with the protein MEYFYLFVSTVLVNNVVLVRFLGLCPFMGASNNLSTAMGMGLATTFVLTLASMSSWLLEHLILEPLHIEFLRILTFILVVAALVQFTEMVIRKISPVLYKTLGIYLPLITTNCAVLGVALLNVSEDHSFSESVVYGLGASVGFTLVMIIFGGLRQRLAMANVPAVFAGSPVGLITAGLLSMIFLGFSGLI; encoded by the coding sequence ATGGAATACTTCTATCTTTTTGTCAGCACCGTCCTGGTTAACAACGTGGTTCTGGTTCGTTTTCTCGGTCTGTGCCCGTTCATGGGGGCATCCAACAATTTGTCCACGGCAATGGGAATGGGACTGGCCACCACATTTGTGCTCACTCTCGCATCCATGAGCAGTTGGTTACTGGAGCATCTGATTCTGGAGCCTTTGCACATTGAATTTCTACGCATTCTGACTTTTATTCTGGTGGTTGCCGCGCTGGTTCAGTTTACCGAAATGGTCATTCGAAAAATCAGCCCGGTGCTCTATAAAACACTGGGGATTTATCTGCCGTTGATCACCACCAATTGTGCGGTTCTGGGTGTGGCATTATTGAATGTCAGTGAAGACCACAGTTTTTCAGAAAGTGTCGTTTATGGCCTCGGCGCTTCAGTTGGTTTTACCCTGGTCATGATTATTTTTGGCGGCCTGCGCCAGCGCCTGGCCATGGCCAATGTGCCCGCGGTGTTTGCCGGTTCCCCGGTTGGTCTGATTACCGCGGGATTGCTGTCAATGATTTTTCTGGGATTTTCCGGACTAATTTAA